One segment of Pseudodesulfovibrio sp. 5S69 DNA contains the following:
- a CDS encoding PAS domain-containing sensor histidine kinase → MNLQNYYDTVMELTHGIVVTLDLDGGIIHGNSELEHLSGYHLQELAGRDWFEVFIPRDERDMARRALLESVHGKDITAFAGRIRAKDGDTVYVNWNLKPLTDSNGEIVSLLCVGQDVTDLVLREKGLLRERFTLLERNKELNCLYSLSQLMGEIHRTMDDLLTQVVELLPAAFQNPEMTYARLRIGHKIYETPGFEESDFMLKSDLVVNGDKRGSLSVAVRNDAARPGFLEDEKDLFTTVVQQVVILVSKRETRLAKQELERQLRQSDRLAKIGQFSAGVAHEINEPLANILGFAELALQTPDLPEQVATDLNNIVESSLHAREIIRKLMFFGRQLPPQPAFIDFNDTVEQALRITESGARRGDIEIVRDYDRSLPKILADPQHMKQVVVNLVVNAIQAMTGGGIVTIRTIGHESDAYLVVEDTGPGMPPDVLKMIFTPFFTTKDVDKGSGLGLSVIHGIVKAHGGFIQVESSPDGGTRVEVAFPCHLRDPEDEP, encoded by the coding sequence ATGAATCTCCAGAACTATTATGACACCGTCATGGAGCTGACCCACGGCATCGTGGTCACGCTCGATCTCGACGGGGGGATCATCCACGGCAACTCCGAGCTGGAACACCTCTCGGGGTATCATCTCCAGGAGCTGGCGGGCCGCGACTGGTTCGAGGTCTTCATCCCCAGGGACGAACGGGACATGGCCCGGCGCGCCCTGCTCGAAAGCGTCCACGGCAAGGACATCACCGCCTTTGCCGGGCGCATCCGGGCCAAGGATGGGGACACGGTCTACGTCAACTGGAACCTCAAGCCCCTGACCGATTCCAACGGCGAGATCGTCAGCCTGCTGTGCGTGGGCCAGGACGTGACCGACCTGGTCCTGCGCGAGAAGGGCCTTTTGCGCGAGCGGTTCACGCTGCTGGAGCGCAACAAGGAACTCAACTGCCTGTACTCCCTGAGCCAGCTCATGGGCGAGATCCACCGGACCATGGACGACCTTCTGACCCAGGTGGTGGAGTTGCTCCCGGCGGCCTTCCAGAATCCGGAGATGACCTACGCCCGGCTGCGCATCGGGCACAAGATTTACGAGACCCCCGGCTTCGAGGAGAGCGACTTCATGCTCAAGTCCGACCTGGTGGTCAACGGGGATAAGCGGGGCTCGCTGTCGGTGGCCGTGCGCAACGACGCGGCCCGGCCCGGCTTTCTGGAGGACGAGAAGGACCTGTTCACCACCGTGGTCCAGCAGGTGGTCATCCTGGTCTCCAAGCGCGAGACCCGGCTGGCCAAGCAGGAGCTCGAACGGCAACTGCGCCAGTCCGACCGGCTGGCCAAGATCGGCCAGTTCTCGGCCGGGGTGGCCCACGAGATCAACGAGCCCCTGGCCAACATCCTCGGGTTTGCCGAGCTGGCCCTGCAAACCCCGGACCTGCCCGAGCAGGTGGCCACGGACCTGAACAACATCGTGGAGTCTTCCCTGCACGCCCGCGAGATCATCCGCAAGCTCATGTTTTTCGGTCGGCAATTGCCGCCCCAGCCCGCGTTCATCGATTTCAACGATACCGTGGAGCAGGCCCTGCGCATCACCGAGTCCGGGGCCCGGCGCGGGGACATCGAGATCGTCCGGGATTACGACCGCTCCCTGCCCAAGATCCTGGCCGACCCGCAGCACATGAAGCAGGTGGTGGTCAACCTGGTGGTCAACGCCATCCAGGCCATGACCGGGGGCGGCATCGTGACCATCCGGACCATCGGTCATGAGAGCGACGCCTATCTGGTGGTCGAGGACACCGGGCCGGGCATGCCCCCGGACGTGCTCAAGATGATCTTTACCCCGTTTTTCACCACCAAGGACGTGGACAAGGGTTCCGGCCTGGGGTTGTCCGTGATACACGGCATCGTCAAGGCCCACGGGGGATTCATTCAGGTGGAAAGCTCGCCGGACGGGGGGACCAGGGTGGAGGTCGCCTTTCCCTGCCATCTGCGCGACCCGGAGGATGAGCCATGA
- a CDS encoding sigma-54-dependent transcriptional regulator: MSRTVRILAVDDSKSTLEVLKRNLVPAGYEVFTCGRVDEAVALLEDLVIDLVITDYRMPAASGLDLIKHVRANLPDVEIMMITGYPSIPGAVEAIKDGAGEYLAKPFTTDELLSSVGRIVERLQRRRVLSSADTPPDNFGIIGNSPEMELVFQRIGKASASDANVLISGESGTGKELVARAVHYNSHRRTASFVPVNCTAIPDSLVESELFGHVKGAFTGAKESRAGFFEVANGGSIFLDEIGDASPTMQAKLLRVLQSKEFCKVGSSLGKTVDVRILAATHKDLRRMVDEGTFREDLFYRINVIDIHVPPLSERGDDLLVLLNHFLAEFSRGMHRQPPALTDEALQALRRYDWPGNVRELENLIQRLVVIVDHDTIGITDLPEAMRFSLPREGSVNRTLEEVELEHIRNVLVMTGDNKTRAAEILGINRKTLREKLKRFEEMPKQAE; the protein is encoded by the coding sequence ATGAGCAGGACGGTCCGCATACTCGCGGTGGACGACAGCAAATCGACCCTGGAAGTGCTCAAGCGCAACCTCGTGCCCGCGGGCTACGAGGTCTTTACCTGCGGCCGGGTGGATGAGGCGGTGGCCCTGCTCGAGGACCTGGTCATCGACCTGGTCATCACCGACTACCGCATGCCAGCGGCCTCGGGGCTGGACCTGATCAAGCACGTGCGCGCCAACCTGCCGGACGTGGAAATCATGATGATCACCGGCTACCCGTCCATTCCCGGCGCGGTGGAGGCCATCAAGGACGGGGCGGGGGAGTACCTGGCCAAGCCGTTCACCACCGACGAACTGCTTTCCTCGGTGGGGCGCATCGTGGAGCGGTTGCAGCGCAGGCGGGTGCTTTCCTCGGCCGACACCCCGCCCGACAATTTCGGGATCATCGGCAACTCGCCGGAGATGGAGCTGGTCTTCCAGCGCATCGGCAAGGCCTCGGCCTCGGACGCCAACGTGCTCATCAGCGGCGAGTCCGGCACCGGCAAGGAGCTGGTGGCCAGGGCCGTACATTACAACAGCCACCGACGGACCGCGTCGTTCGTGCCGGTCAACTGCACGGCCATCCCGGACAGCCTGGTGGAGAGCGAGCTCTTCGGCCACGTCAAGGGGGCCTTCACCGGGGCCAAGGAGTCCAGGGCGGGCTTCTTCGAGGTGGCCAACGGCGGGTCCATCTTTCTGGACGAGATCGGCGACGCCAGCCCGACCATGCAGGCCAAGCTCCTGCGGGTCCTCCAGTCCAAGGAGTTCTGCAAGGTGGGGTCGAGCCTGGGCAAGACCGTGGATGTGCGCATATTGGCCGCCACCCACAAGGACCTGCGGCGCATGGTCGACGAGGGCACCTTCCGCGAGGACCTCTTCTACCGGATCAACGTCATCGACATCCACGTACCGCCCCTGTCCGAGCGCGGGGACGACCTGCTCGTGCTCCTCAACCACTTCCTGGCCGAGTTCTCCAGGGGCATGCACCGCCAACCGCCGGCCCTCACGGACGAGGCCCTCCAGGCCCTGCGGCGCTACGACTGGCCCGGCAACGTGCGCGAACTCGAAAATCTCATCCAGCGGCTGGTGGTCATTGTGGACCACGATACCATCGGTATAACGGACCTGCCCGAGGCCATGCGCTTCAGCCTGCCGCGCGAGGGCAGCGTCAACCGGACCCTGGAGGAAGTGGAGCTCGAACATATCCGCAACGTCCTGGTCATGACCGGGGACAACAAGACCCGCGCGGCCGAAATCCTCGGCATCAACCGCAAGACTCTGCGCGAAAAACTCAAGCGCTTCGAGGAGATGCCCAAGCAGGCGGAATAG
- a CDS encoding FUSC family protein: MAFNAEKFISSHVRHGMKVGLASVLAYVGAEWIGLPYGYWAVITTVIVMQMHVADSIQMCLYRFTGTAIGAGMGILMILVFPPTHFYTLIAVFVGTGICAYLTRYDARYRMAAITMAIVFLSSLHAEHRIEYSLFRVAEIGVGVLCAFVVSVVVWPNRTASVLLDRLSAQYDQVADNVLLLMDNFLHRQRKTDPDLFFDLAREVQANRELYNKVYATERRVFRDDMDLLALQVNTLNSVVERLQSTPSLLNEVEGDGFDIIMNPELTQLASDMADALRAIGRGVHYDPHPLAKAVDGVEKRFIELREQGVIERFEVRRYFQVMSFINTAQHLGEFLLVVLYKPQMP, from the coding sequence ATGGCTTTCAACGCGGAAAAATTCATCAGCAGTCACGTCAGGCACGGCATGAAGGTCGGCCTGGCCAGCGTCCTGGCCTACGTCGGGGCGGAATGGATCGGCCTGCCGTACGGCTACTGGGCGGTCATCACCACGGTCATCGTCATGCAGATGCACGTGGCCGACTCCATCCAGATGTGCCTGTACCGGTTCACCGGCACGGCCATCGGCGCGGGCATGGGCATCCTGATGATCCTCGTCTTCCCGCCCACCCATTTCTATACGCTCATCGCCGTCTTCGTGGGCACGGGCATCTGCGCCTACCTCACACGGTACGATGCGCGCTACCGCATGGCGGCCATCACCATGGCCATCGTCTTTCTGTCCAGCCTGCACGCGGAGCACCGCATCGAATACTCCCTGTTCCGGGTGGCCGAGATCGGCGTCGGCGTACTCTGCGCCTTCGTGGTCTCGGTGGTGGTCTGGCCCAACCGGACCGCCTCGGTCCTGCTCGACCGACTGTCTGCCCAGTACGACCAGGTGGCGGACAACGTCCTGCTGCTCATGGACAATTTCCTGCACCGTCAGCGCAAGACCGATCCGGACCTGTTCTTCGACCTGGCCCGCGAGGTCCAGGCCAACCGGGAACTCTATAACAAGGTTTATGCCACCGAGCGCCGGGTCTTCCGCGATGACATGGACCTGCTGGCCCTGCAGGTCAATACGCTCAACTCCGTGGTGGAGCGGTTGCAGTCCACCCCCAGCCTGCTCAACGAAGTGGAGGGCGACGGGTTCGACATCATCATGAACCCGGAGCTCACCCAGTTGGCCAGCGACATGGCCGACGCCCTGCGCGCCATCGGCCGGGGCGTCCACTACGACCCGCATCCCCTGGCCAAGGCCGTGGACGGGGTGGAAAAGCGGTTCATCGAGCTGCGCGAGCAGGGCGTCATCGAACGGTTCGAGGTGCGCCGCTACTTCCAGGTCATGAGCTTCATCAACACCGCCCAGCACCTCGGCGAATTCCTTTTGGTCGTCCTGTACAAGCCGCAGATGCCCTGA
- a CDS encoding cytochrome c3 family protein, producing MQNRYFIISSVVALLFAGAVVGYAIPVEKQEVPARVILDNTGGRVVFAHRVHAEDYGSACDDCHHDGLEGEAYLPCGTCHPAEFDETFRAEHQKAFPDRKACLRCHDEVPTGPLAEDARPDIESIPTRGEAFHTLCMGCHEENGGPFGDDACYQCHAR from the coding sequence TTGCAGAACAGATACTTCATCATTTCATCGGTCGTAGCGCTCCTGTTCGCGGGGGCCGTGGTCGGGTACGCGATCCCGGTGGAGAAACAGGAGGTCCCGGCGCGGGTCATCCTGGACAACACCGGCGGTCGGGTCGTGTTCGCCCACAGGGTGCACGCCGAGGACTACGGTTCCGCCTGCGATGACTGCCACCACGACGGTCTGGAGGGCGAAGCCTACCTGCCGTGCGGCACTTGCCATCCGGCGGAGTTCGACGAAACGTTCCGCGCCGAACATCAAAAGGCGTTCCCCGACCGGAAGGCCTGCCTGCGCTGCCACGACGAGGTGCCCACCGGGCCGCTCGCCGAGGACGCACGGCCGGACATCGAATCCATCCCCACCAGGGGCGAGGCCTTCCACACCCTGTGCATGGGGTGCCACGAAGAGAACGGCGGCCCATTCGGCGACGACGCCTGTTACCAGTGCCACGCGAGGTGA